Within the bacterium genome, the region CGGTATCCTCCAAATCGCCTGGAATGCAATTGGATCGAGTCTGACATTGTACTCCAGTTCTGCGTTTCGCGCCAGCTGACGGCTTCCCGTCCCGGCGTTCAGATAAATGCCGGCGCATTTCTCGCGAAACAATTCGGGAAACAGCGTCCCTGCGCGCGCCACCTCCCGGCAGGAACCCGCGATGTGAATGACCACCGGCGTGGCGGCGTTCTTGAGCAATTCGACAATCATGCTCACGGCTCCGTCGTCATCGCCCGGAGGCGTTTGCTTGCAATCTCGTGCAGACGCCATCGCCAGGGGAGAGCCAATACTGCACGGCACATGCAAGCCGGTGAGATAGTTCATCTGTGCGAGCGCCACGATATCTGGGTCGCCGCGATGGTGGGGCGGAGGATAGTCGATGACAATGCCCTTCAACTCGATGTCCCCCGCCGCGGCGAGCGCGTAGAGGCAGGCCACATCCCAATGATCATCAGGGTCATTGGGCGGGCGAAACAGATCGGTTTGATGAATGACGGGGATGCTCATGTCAATGTTGGGAGGTCGCTGGGCACGATGCCTCGCAGCACCATCGAGCTGCAATTCGTTTCTGAGAAACTCGCCTCGCTCGGCGGTGGCGAATGATCAAGGCAGGCGGCTCCGCTTCCCGCCGCCGGCCCACTTCATCAGGCCGCCGCCTCAAGCGAACAACTTCCACTTCTTCATGCTGCTCGAGCCATAGAGATTCGGCGCTTGCGGATATTGCTGCGAGGGCAGCGCCGTGCGAATGGCCTTGAACCAGTCGGCATAGGTTGCCTGCGCCGGCAGCCCTGACAATGCCCGCAGCGCAACGAACGTAAAGGCGCCGTTCGGGCGGCCTCGGAAATAGGCATCAAAGCTGTATTCGGTATCCTGGCAGCCGGCGAGCAGCAAGGCGGCATAGCGGCCCGGCGGGCTGGAGCTGCGGAGCGCGCGCCGCACCCCCAGCTTGGCGGTCTCGCTCCTGGAGAGAAAGACGGCCGGCGGCAGAAAACGCACTTTGCGCTGCGGCGCGTGCTTGCCCGTGGTCGTCGGCGGTGTCGTTATCGGCGCAAAGCGCGCCACTGTTCCTGAGTGGCATGAATCCGAGATCATGAGAATTTTGACGCCGCGCGGCCGTTCGCTGAACAAGTCGAAGAGTTCATCGTCGGTAATGGGCCCGTTTCTGCCGATATCGTAGGGACACAAGCACTCGTCCGTGCCGTCCGGCTCATCACCGTTTTCATCGGGCACGAATGAGCCATGGCCGGAATACTGCACCACGATCAGATCGCCGAATTTCGCCTTGCCGACGGTTGTCTGAATCGCCGCGCGCATGGCTTTCCCGGTCGCTTGCTTGTCCAGCAGCTTCGTCACCGCAAAGCCGCGCTTGGTCAATTCCTTGGCCCAATCGTTCGCGTCATTGACGCAACCGTTGAGGTCGCTGCTGGTGCCAGGGTAATTGTTGATGCCGATGCACAACGCGTGTTTTGCCATCTTCTGCTGTCCTCCTGCTAAATGGCGAGTTTCTCTGGTTGACGTGAGTTGCGGGCGGCGCGCGGTTGATTGCGAATCCTGCGCGGATTATTGAGATTCATATTCAGCGTGACAATGCCAAGTTGGAAAACTCACAGCGTTCCGCCAATAAGTTGCAACTCAAAAAAATCGCCAACTGATAGACACAAACCAACCGATGGAAAAGGGTTTTATCAGTTGGGTCGTTTCTATCAGTTGGAATTCTTCTTTGCTTCTGATGCACCTATTTTGTTTTGTAGGAACCAACTGCCCCCTCTCCTTGCAAGAGAGGGGAATTGCAGGCATTCACTATTCAAACCTTCAGCACGCCACGAAACCCCCGGGCGGCATAGTAAGATTCCGCGCCATTGTGATATACAAAAACATGGCCGTAACGGCGATCACAAAAGAGGGCACCGCCGAGTTCGCGAATATCAGCGGGCGTCCGCACCCAACTCGACGTTTTCGTATCGAACTTGCCGAGTTGCTGCAACGCGCGATACTGCTCTTCGGTCAAAAGCTCGATGCCCATGCCGGCAGCCATGCTCAAGGCGCTGGCCTTTGGTTTATGTTCCTTCCTTGACTCCAGCGCTTCCCGGTCGTAACAAACGCTTCTGCGGCCTTGGGGACTCTCCGCGGCACAATCATAAAAAACGAACTCGTCCGTCTTATTGTCATAACCAACAACATCCGGTTCGCCGCCGGTTCTTTCCATTTCGTGGAGAGACCACAATTTCGCGGGATTCGCTTCCAGCCTGGCCTGTACTTTGGCCCACGCCAGGCCTTCATGACGGTTCATATTCCTTTCAAAACGGATTTGCAGCACGCTGAGTAGTTCCTGGCGTTGTCCTGGCGACAGTTCCGGTCTTGCTGCCATGCCCGAAACGGAACGAGGGGCCGTGACTTCCTTCAGACCCTTGCCCTTTGTGCGCCCTGCGGTTTTGCCCATCCGCTTTTCCTTTCTGCGATTGGTCATTACCTTTCTTTTCAAATGGATTGCTGCACTTGCAATCAAAAGAGCCGCAATTGCGGTGAACCGTCATCCAAACAGCGATAAATCTTCTGGTCAAGCCACTCAATTGACTATATGCTTCAGGGTTCCGTCGATCACACTTTTGGGAACCTGCTTGGGCTTCACCGGAATGCGATACCAGTGTTGCTCGCGAGCGATCCCAAAATCCCGTTTATTGTTCATGAGGGCGATCAGAAAGTCCCTTGCCGGGCTTTGTTTCATGATTCCACCCCTGACTGGAAAAAGAAAAAGCTGCTTTCATGAGGATCGTCGGCAGCTTGTACGCGCAATCAAATCGTTTCCGGCCGTCTTGCCGGAGGTTCAAACGTTACGTGGGCTTGCTTATGAATCCCTATCTGCAGCGCTGCGGAGATGCGGCTTGGGTGATGGCAAGCGTGATTTGGGGCTTAGCGATAGCGTCGCTTGATCTCTGCCAGAGAGTTTTTCACCAACTTCTCGAGGATGGATATATCGATCTCGCTAAGCCGGCGAAAATACAAGCAGGCCTTGCCCATT harbors:
- a CDS encoding caspase family protein → MAKHALCIGINNYPGTSSDLNGCVNDANDWAKELTKRGFAVTKLLDKQATGKAMRAAIQTTVGKAKFGDLIVVQYSGHGSFVPDENGDEPDGTDECLCPYDIGRNGPITDDELFDLFSERPRGVKILMISDSCHSGTVARFAPITTPPTTTGKHAPQRKVRFLPPAVFLSRSETAKLGVRRALRSSSPPGRYAALLLAGCQDTEYSFDAYFRGRPNGAFTFVALRALSGLPAQATYADWFKAIRTALPSQQYPQAPNLYGSSSMKKWKLFA
- a CDS encoding DUF4256 domain-containing protein, with amino-acid sequence MAARPELSPGQRQELLSVLQIRFERNMNRHEGLAWAKVQARLEANPAKLWSLHEMERTGGEPDVVGYDNKTDEFVFYDCAAESPQGRRSVCYDREALESRKEHKPKASALSMAAGMGIELLTEEQYRALQQLGKFDTKTSSWVRTPADIRELGGALFCDRRYGHVFVYHNGAESYYAARGFRGVLKV